A region of uncultured Carboxylicivirga sp. DNA encodes the following proteins:
- the rimO gene encoding 30S ribosomal protein S12 methylthiotransferase RimO, with product MAKAKKVDVVTMGCSKNLVDSEFLIRQFKANNIQVAHDPEFPDSEVAIVNTCGFIGDAKEESIDTILEFVEAKKRGDIKQLYVMGCLSERYPGQLKKELPEVDKFFGKFNWKEIISEVGASYRRDLMNERSLTTPGHYAYFKISEGCNRTCSYCAIPLITGKHQSRKMEDLIDEAKGLADSGVKELQVIAQDLSFYGYDLYKEYRLPQLVDELSKINGIDWIRLHYAYPSGFPLDVLKVMRDNPKVCNYLDIALQHISDNMLELMRRNVRKSQTYRLIEEMRNTVPDIHLRTTFITGHPGETEQDFKELVDFVKDVRFERLGVFPYSHEEDTYAAKKYKDDIPEEVKQERADYIMEIQNGIAAEINREKVGKELKVIIDREEGDYFIGRTEYDSPEVDQEVLLHKEENDALNIGDFYQVEITDAEDYDLFGVAKK from the coding sequence ATGGCGAAAGCTAAGAAAGTGGATGTGGTAACCATGGGTTGTTCTAAAAACCTGGTTGATAGTGAGTTTTTGATTCGTCAGTTTAAAGCCAATAATATTCAGGTGGCGCACGATCCTGAATTTCCCGATAGTGAAGTGGCGATTGTAAATACCTGTGGTTTTATTGGTGATGCCAAAGAGGAATCAATCGATACCATTCTCGAATTTGTTGAGGCTAAAAAGCGTGGAGATATCAAGCAGCTTTATGTGATGGGTTGTTTATCGGAGCGTTATCCCGGGCAGTTAAAGAAGGAATTGCCGGAAGTAGATAAGTTCTTTGGTAAATTCAACTGGAAGGAAATTATTTCAGAAGTTGGTGCGAGTTATCGTCGTGATTTAATGAACGAGCGTTCGTTAACCACTCCAGGTCATTATGCTTATTTCAAAATTTCGGAAGGTTGCAACCGTACCTGTAGTTATTGTGCTATTCCTTTGATTACCGGAAAGCATCAGAGCCGAAAAATGGAAGATTTGATTGATGAAGCAAAAGGTTTGGCTGATTCGGGTGTGAAAGAATTACAGGTAATTGCGCAGGATTTATCCTTCTATGGATACGATTTATACAAAGAATATCGTTTGCCGCAACTTGTTGATGAGCTATCAAAAATTAATGGCATTGATTGGATTCGTTTACACTATGCCTATCCATCGGGATTTCCGTTGGATGTTTTAAAGGTGATGCGCGATAACCCAAAGGTTTGTAATTACCTGGATATTGCCTTGCAGCATATTTCTGATAATATGTTGGAATTGATGCGCCGTAATGTTCGTAAAAGCCAGACTTATCGTTTGATTGAAGAAATGCGTAATACAGTGCCTGATATTCATTTGCGAACCACTTTTATCACTGGCCATCCGGGCGAAACTGAGCAGGACTTTAAAGAATTGGTTGATTTTGTGAAAGATGTTCGTTTTGAACGTTTAGGTGTATTTCCTTATTCGCATGAAGAAGATACTTATGCAGCAAAAAAATACAAGGATGATATTCCGGAAGAAGTGAAGCAGGAGCGTGCCGACTACATCATGGAAATTCAGAATGGGATTGCTGCTGAGATCAATCGTGAGAAAGTTGGGAAAGAATTGAAGGTTATTATTGACCGCGAAGAAGGTGACTATTTTATCGGTCGAACTGAGTATGATTCACCGGAAGTGGATCAGGAAGTATTACTTCATAAAGAAGAAAATGATGCTTTGAATATTGGGGATTTCTACCAGGTTGAGATTACCGATGCCGAGGATTACGATTTATTTGGAGTAGCAAAAAAATAA
- a CDS encoding DUF4861 family protein yields the protein MKSLILSGLFICIFCTFSFGQNKTDASLFMRSDSLQTNIIQDESGDIYKTIGHHGPAVENEWMAARLYFNNRATSIDIYNKQKKGLELKKALWYPTEKEQKKGLGADYYKVGATVGLGGVRLWDGEKEVMLAPVSNRIVKVKKEVNFSQMEMISKDVPYKGKKIDVLVRVTAYSGLREMKVEAFAFSEDDVQFVTGINYFEGQTVEKKENYIITWGLHPEDVAVESVKVGASIMINPEDFEKTVDDGKQHLFVSKPCKYISAWVTSTIEKDKKMGTLNTFRDYVSKL from the coding sequence ATGAAATCTCTAATTCTATCAGGATTATTTATTTGCATCTTCTGCACTTTTTCTTTTGGACAAAATAAAACGGATGCAAGTTTATTTATGAGAAGTGATTCGCTTCAAACCAATATAATTCAGGATGAATCGGGTGATATTTATAAAACCATCGGCCATCATGGTCCGGCAGTTGAAAACGAATGGATGGCAGCTCGATTATACTTTAACAACAGAGCAACCTCAATTGATATTTACAACAAACAAAAGAAAGGTCTTGAATTAAAGAAAGCACTTTGGTACCCAACTGAAAAAGAGCAAAAGAAAGGTCTGGGAGCAGACTATTACAAAGTTGGAGCTACAGTAGGTTTAGGAGGAGTACGTCTCTGGGACGGAGAAAAAGAAGTAATGCTGGCTCCCGTTTCCAATCGCATCGTTAAAGTAAAAAAAGAAGTTAATTTCTCTCAGATGGAGATGATTTCGAAGGATGTTCCTTATAAAGGCAAAAAAATTGATGTTTTGGTTAGAGTTACTGCCTATAGCGGCTTGCGTGAAATGAAAGTGGAAGCATTTGCCTTTTCGGAAGATGATGTACAGTTTGTAACCGGTATTAACTATTTTGAAGGACAGACGGTTGAGAAAAAAGAAAATTACATTATTACATGGGGCCTGCACCCCGAAGATGTAGCAGTCGAATCAGTAAAAGTAGGGGCTTCTATTATGATCAATCCTGAGGACTTCGAAAAAACGGTTGATGATGGCAAACAGCATTTATTTGTTTCAAAACCTTGCAAATACATCAGTGCATGGGTGACATCAACCATTGAGAAGGATAAAAAAATGGGTACACTGAATACCTTCAGAGACTATGTTTCAAAACTATAA
- a CDS encoding META domain-containing protein, translating to MKYLFFATLSLLITTSCKTMQKNTDNTSELFLEGNQWEMISFQGQSIKEAGFNMRTPVITINKAENKIGGNSGCNSFGGSITIKDTSIEFGPLMATKMYCDGVPEVEFFKILTGEVQYQLKDKNLTFSKNDVTVMEFKLKE from the coding sequence ATGAAGTATTTATTTTTTGCCACCTTATCCTTGTTAATAACTACCAGTTGTAAAACAATGCAAAAGAACACAGATAACACTTCGGAACTGTTTTTAGAAGGAAATCAATGGGAAATGATCTCTTTTCAAGGGCAATCCATTAAGGAAGCAGGCTTTAATATGAGAACTCCGGTTATAACAATTAATAAAGCAGAAAATAAAATTGGCGGAAACAGTGGTTGTAATTCATTTGGTGGCAGCATTACAATTAAGGATACATCTATAGAATTTGGCCCATTAATGGCAACAAAAATGTATTGTGATGGAGTTCCTGAAGTTGAGTTTTTCAAAATACTAACCGGCGAGGTTCAGTATCAGCTTAAAGACAAAAACTTAACGTTTTCAAAGAATGATGTTACTGTAATGGAATTTAAATTGAAAGAATAA
- a CDS encoding SulP family inorganic anion transporter, with translation MNKLFKPKFFSLLESGLVKQNFSKDVLSGIVVGIVALPLAIAFAVASGVSPEKGLITAVVAGFIISFLGGSRVQIGGPTGAFIVIVYGILEQYGIDGLIISTILAGVILVAFGLLKLGSLLKFFPHPLIVGFTSGIALVIFSTQIKDALGLPIDKVPSVFYEKWLVYFSQLSNINWIALLITIITILISVYSRKITNRIPGSFLAIIIITPVVYFFDIEVSTIESFFGDIPNRISFSLPSIKLSEIHNYLAPALTIALLGGIESLLSAVVSDGMIGGKHRSNTELIAQGIANIVTPFFGGIPATGAIARTATNVKNGGRTPLAGIIHAVTLLLIMLFLGPMAKLIPMSCLAGILIVVSYNMSEWRSFVAILKGSYFDILILLSTFFITVFYDLTLAIEVGVVLSAILFMKRMSDISEKRIDNVVDNDIIDDYSSLPEQLNVYEISGPLFFASARRYSELIESIGIKGKVLIIRMRHVSFIDDTGLHNLRDTIQILKKEGVKVILSGINADVKEDLKKLNLVDLISEEYILDNFNEALNKACTLIPCNQ, from the coding sequence ATGAACAAACTTTTTAAACCCAAATTCTTCTCCTTATTGGAGTCGGGTTTGGTCAAACAGAATTTCTCCAAAGATGTTCTGTCTGGAATTGTTGTAGGTATTGTGGCCCTTCCTTTGGCCATTGCTTTTGCGGTTGCATCAGGAGTATCTCCCGAAAAAGGATTAATTACGGCTGTAGTAGCTGGTTTTATAATATCATTTCTGGGAGGTAGTCGTGTTCAGATAGGTGGTCCAACTGGTGCATTTATTGTTATTGTATATGGGATTTTAGAACAATATGGCATTGATGGATTGATTATTTCCACCATCTTGGCAGGTGTCATTCTGGTTGCTTTTGGGTTACTTAAATTAGGTTCGCTGCTTAAGTTTTTTCCTCATCCTCTTATAGTAGGTTTTACAAGTGGTATAGCTCTGGTTATTTTTTCAACACAAATAAAAGATGCACTGGGATTACCCATTGATAAAGTTCCTTCTGTATTTTATGAAAAATGGTTAGTTTATTTTTCACAACTCTCAAATATTAACTGGATTGCACTTTTAATAACCATTATTACTATTTTAATTTCAGTTTATTCCAGAAAAATAACCAATCGCATTCCAGGATCTTTTTTGGCAATAATAATTATTACACCCGTTGTTTATTTCTTTGATATAGAGGTTTCAACCATCGAATCATTCTTTGGTGATATACCCAATCGGATAAGTTTTAGTTTGCCATCGATAAAATTATCCGAAATTCATAATTATCTGGCTCCGGCTTTAACCATTGCGTTGCTGGGTGGTATTGAGTCGTTGTTATCGGCAGTGGTTTCAGATGGTATGATCGGAGGCAAGCATCGGTCAAACACCGAATTAATCGCTCAGGGAATTGCTAATATTGTAACTCCCTTCTTTGGAGGAATTCCTGCTACCGGAGCTATCGCACGCACAGCGACGAATGTAAAAAATGGAGGTAGAACGCCATTGGCCGGTATTATACATGCTGTTACTTTATTGTTGATAATGCTTTTTCTGGGACCTATGGCAAAACTGATTCCGATGTCTTGTCTGGCTGGTATCCTGATTGTAGTTTCATATAATATGAGTGAATGGCGATCTTTCGTGGCTATTTTAAAAGGAAGTTATTTTGATATCCTTATTTTACTTTCCACCTTCTTTATCACTGTCTTTTATGATTTAACACTAGCGATTGAAGTTGGTGTTGTGCTTTCAGCTATCCTATTTATGAAACGTATGTCGGATATCAGCGAGAAGAGAATAGATAATGTGGTTGATAATGATATTATTGATGATTATTCAAGTTTGCCTGAGCAGCTAAATGTTTATGAAATAAGCGGACCTTTGTTTTTTGCATCAGCCCGAAGATATTCTGAATTGATAGAGTCAATAGGAATTAAAGGTAAAGTTTTGATTATTCGTATGCGACATGTTTCTTTCATTGATGATACTGGATTGCATAATCTAAGGGATACTATACAAATATTAAAGAAAGAAGGAGTGAAGGTAATTCTTTCAGGTATTAATGCTGATGTTAAGGAAGATCTGAAAAAATTGAATTTGGTTGATCTGATCTCAGAAGAATATATACTTGATAATTTTAATGAAGCATTGAATAAAGCCTGTACATTGATTCCTTGTAATCAATAA
- a CDS encoding DNA polymerase III subunit gamma/tau produces MEYIVSARKYRPATFKSVVGQVNITTTLKNAIKSNHLAHAYLFCGSRGVGKTTCARIFAKTINCSNVSEDFEACNVCESCKSFNENRSYNIHELDAASNNSVDDIRSLIDKVRVPPQLGSYSVYIIDEVHMLSQAAFNAFLKTLEEPPRHAIFVLATTEKHKILPTILSRCQIFDFNRITIADAVGHLKYVADSEGVKVEEEGLAVIAQKADGAMRDALSIFDQIVAFSGKEITYQQVIENLNVLDYDYYFKLVDAFLAEDYKQALLIFNDILLKGFDAQHFMSGLNSHVRDLLMCKDQSTAALMEIGESAKEKYVKQAASCDVDFLYYALKVINESEQQYKVAKNKRLHLEFALIRLSRIETEKKKRNL; encoded by the coding sequence ATGGAATATATTGTTTCAGCACGAAAATACAGACCTGCGACTTTTAAGTCGGTTGTTGGACAGGTTAATATAACTACAACGCTAAAAAATGCTATTAAAAGCAATCATTTGGCGCATGCTTACCTTTTTTGTGGTTCGCGTGGAGTAGGTAAAACTACCTGTGCCCGTATTTTTGCTAAAACAATAAACTGTTCAAATGTTAGCGAAGATTTTGAGGCATGCAATGTTTGCGAGTCCTGTAAATCGTTTAACGAAAACCGCTCGTATAATATTCATGAGCTGGATGCTGCCAGTAACAACTCGGTTGATGATATTCGAAGCCTTATTGATAAGGTGCGTGTTCCTCCTCAGTTAGGATCGTATTCGGTTTACATCATCGACGAGGTTCATATGTTATCACAGGCAGCGTTTAATGCATTTCTGAAAACATTGGAAGAGCCTCCTCGTCATGCCATTTTTGTGTTGGCTACTACTGAAAAGCATAAAATTCTTCCAACTATCCTTTCTCGATGCCAGATATTTGATTTTAACCGGATCACCATTGCTGATGCTGTAGGACATTTAAAATATGTAGCTGATAGTGAAGGTGTGAAAGTTGAAGAAGAAGGTTTGGCCGTAATTGCACAAAAGGCAGACGGAGCCATGCGCGATGCACTCTCAATCTTCGATCAGATAGTTGCCTTTTCAGGTAAAGAAATTACATATCAGCAAGTAATTGAGAATCTTAATGTTCTTGATTATGACTATTACTTTAAGTTAGTTGATGCATTTCTGGCGGAAGATTATAAACAGGCTTTATTAATTTTTAATGATATTCTGCTCAAAGGATTCGATGCTCAACATTTTATGTCAGGATTGAATAGTCATGTTCGTGATCTGTTGATGTGTAAAGATCAATCGACTGCCGCTTTGATGGAAATTGGTGAATCTGCTAAGGAGAAGTATGTGAAACAAGCTGCCTCATGTGATGTGGATTTTCTATATTATGCCTTAAAAGTAATTAACGAAAGCGAACAACAATATAAGGTTGCCAAAAACAAACGACTTCATCTGGAGTTTGCGCTGATACGTCTTTCACGTATCGAAACCGAAAAAAAAAAGAGGAATTTGTAG
- a CDS encoding NADP-dependent isocitrate dehydrogenase, whose protein sequence is MGTQKSKIIYTKTDEAPALATYSLLPIIEAFTKSSGVEVETRDISLSGRIIAHFPEYLNEDQRIGDALAELGELAKTPEANIIKLPNISASIPQLQAAIKELQAKGYKLPDYPEEPKTEEEKAVRVQYDKVKGSAVNPVLREGNSDRRAPKAVKNYAKKHPHSMGAWSADSKSKVMSMPSGDFYGSEKSLTVDKPCDIKVELHSDNGTTSVLKDKVSLLTGEIIDSAVMSKKALRSFLVDAIAEAEKLDVLFSVHLKATMMKVSDPIIFGQVVEVFFEDVFAKYGEQFEKLGITANNGLGDVFTKIQSLPEAIQNEIEAAIKETYAKRPDLAMVNSDKGITNLHVPSDVIIDASMPAAIRTSGKMWGPDGNPKDTLYVIPDRSYASVYEEVIDFCKENGAFDPSTMGSVSNVGLMAQKAEEYGSHDKTFQIAENGIVKVLDDKGVVLMEQIVEEGDIFRMCQVKDLPIQDWVKLAVNRASATGVPAVFWLDENRAHDVELINKVKTYLAEYDTTGLEILIKSPYEATKYSLERIKQGLDTISVTGNVLRDYLTDLFPILEVGTSAKMLSIVPLMNGGGLFETGAGGSAPKHVQQFEQENHLRWDSLGEFLALAVSLEHLSKVNDNPKAQILAETLDEATGQVLDNQKSPSRKVNELDNRGSHFYLAMYWAEALANQNKDSELKSAFAGIAKELSANEKTIVDELNSVQGRAMDIGGYYMPVFDQASKAMRPSETFNTILAKLN, encoded by the coding sequence ATGGGAACACAGAAATCAAAAATTATCTACACAAAAACTGATGAGGCTCCAGCTTTGGCAACATATTCGTTGCTGCCAATAATAGAGGCTTTTACAAAGTCATCAGGTGTAGAGGTAGAAACAAGGGATATTTCTTTATCAGGCAGGATTATTGCTCATTTTCCGGAGTACCTGAACGAGGATCAACGAATCGGTGATGCTTTGGCAGAGTTGGGAGAATTAGCCAAGACACCTGAAGCTAATATTATTAAATTACCAAATATTAGTGCATCAATCCCTCAATTGCAGGCTGCTATAAAAGAACTTCAGGCTAAAGGGTATAAATTGCCAGATTATCCTGAAGAACCAAAAACAGAAGAAGAGAAAGCTGTTAGAGTGCAATACGATAAAGTAAAAGGAAGTGCAGTAAATCCAGTATTGCGTGAAGGTAACTCAGATCGTCGGGCTCCAAAAGCTGTGAAAAACTATGCAAAAAAGCATCCCCACTCAATGGGTGCATGGTCGGCCGATTCAAAATCAAAGGTAATGAGTATGCCTTCCGGTGATTTTTACGGTAGCGAAAAATCATTAACTGTTGATAAGCCATGTGATATTAAAGTAGAGCTGCATTCAGATAATGGAACTACTTCTGTATTAAAAGACAAAGTTTCTTTATTAACAGGAGAGATTATTGATTCAGCTGTGATGAGCAAGAAGGCTTTGCGTTCATTTTTGGTTGATGCTATTGCTGAGGCTGAAAAACTGGATGTATTGTTCTCTGTGCACTTGAAGGCTACCATGATGAAGGTTTCAGACCCAATTATTTTTGGGCAGGTTGTAGAGGTGTTCTTCGAAGATGTTTTTGCAAAATATGGAGAACAGTTCGAAAAATTAGGTATTACTGCTAATAATGGATTAGGTGATGTGTTTACAAAAATTCAGAGTTTACCTGAAGCAATACAAAATGAAATTGAAGCTGCCATAAAGGAAACCTATGCTAAACGTCCTGATTTGGCAATGGTTAATTCAGATAAAGGAATCACCAATCTTCATGTGCCAAGTGATGTAATTATTGATGCCTCTATGCCGGCAGCCATTCGTACATCGGGTAAAATGTGGGGACCGGATGGTAATCCAAAAGATACACTTTATGTAATTCCTGACAGATCATACGCTTCTGTATATGAGGAAGTAATTGATTTTTGTAAGGAAAATGGTGCATTTGATCCTTCAACAATGGGAAGTGTTTCCAATGTTGGTCTGATGGCTCAAAAAGCTGAAGAATATGGTTCACATGATAAAACATTCCAGATTGCAGAAAATGGAATCGTTAAAGTTCTGGATGATAAAGGCGTTGTATTGATGGAACAGATTGTGGAAGAGGGTGATATTTTCCGCATGTGTCAGGTAAAAGATTTGCCAATTCAGGACTGGGTTAAACTAGCTGTAAACAGAGCCAGTGCTACAGGCGTTCCTGCTGTTTTCTGGCTCGATGAAAACAGGGCTCATGATGTGGAGTTAATTAATAAAGTTAAGACCTACCTGGCTGAATATGATACTACCGGATTAGAAATACTTATTAAATCACCTTATGAAGCAACTAAATATTCTTTGGAAAGAATCAAGCAAGGATTGGATACAATTTCTGTAACAGGTAACGTACTACGTGATTACTTAACCGATTTATTTCCGATTCTTGAAGTAGGTACAAGTGCAAAGATGCTTTCTATCGTTCCATTGATGAATGGGGGTGGTTTATTTGAAACAGGCGCGGGTGGATCGGCTCCGAAACACGTTCAGCAGTTTGAACAGGAGAATCATTTACGTTGGGATTCATTGGGTGAATTTCTTGCTTTAGCTGTTTCATTAGAACATTTAAGTAAGGTTAATGATAACCCTAAGGCACAAATACTTGCTGAAACATTAGATGAAGCAACGGGGCAGGTGTTGGATAATCAAAAATCACCATCCCGTAAAGTAAATGAGTTGGATAACCGTGGAAGTCATTTTTACCTTGCAATGTATTGGGCTGAAGCTTTGGCAAATCAAAATAAAGATTCTGAATTGAAATCGGCTTTTGCAGGTATTGCAAAAGAGTTGTCGGCGAATGAAAAGACAATTGTGGATGAGTTGAATTCTGTTCAGGGAAGAGCAATGGATATTGGAGGTTATTATATGCCAGTATTTGATCAGGCTTCAAAAGCAATGCGTCCTAGTGAAACGTTTAATACAATTTTAGCGAAATTGAATTAA
- a CDS encoding penicillin-binding transpeptidase domain-containing protein translates to MKVSHLNFIFVVFLCLSLQLNAQPKDIEIAKLFKGTKGCFVISKFDNSEHYYFNKDQAQQRFSPCSTFKIPNSLIALQTGVATGTDFVIEWDSIRNPHENWMNEKEPFKYWCQNHTMKSAIKYSVVWYYQEIARKIGEVRMQQAINSLYYGNMDISSALDRFWLCGSLEISAIEQTQFLRKLYNEKLVDFSIENIQKVKAIMLYEEDNAYKLYGKTGGGKCSADNVIGWYVGFVETQKGPYVFAMNMIADDFKQFDNNRRIETVKEILKILGYI, encoded by the coding sequence ATGAAAGTCAGTCATCTAAATTTCATTTTTGTTGTTTTTCTCTGTTTATCACTACAATTAAATGCTCAACCAAAAGACATTGAAATTGCAAAGCTTTTTAAAGGAACGAAAGGTTGTTTTGTGATCTCTAAATTTGATAATTCGGAGCATTATTATTTCAATAAAGATCAGGCTCAACAAAGATTTTCGCCATGTTCTACGTTTAAAATACCCAATTCACTTATTGCTCTTCAAACAGGAGTGGCAACCGGAACCGATTTTGTGATTGAATGGGATAGTATTCGTAATCCGCATGAAAATTGGATGAATGAAAAAGAACCATTTAAATATTGGTGTCAGAACCATACTATGAAAAGTGCTATCAAATATTCTGTAGTCTGGTATTATCAGGAGATAGCGCGAAAAATTGGAGAAGTAAGGATGCAGCAGGCAATCAATTCTTTGTATTATGGTAATATGGATATATCCAGTGCTTTAGATCGTTTTTGGTTGTGTGGTTCTCTCGAAATTAGTGCAATTGAGCAGACTCAATTTTTGAGAAAACTATATAATGAGAAATTAGTTGATTTTTCTATAGAAAATATTCAGAAGGTTAAAGCTATAATGTTATATGAAGAAGATAATGCTTATAAATTGTATGGAAAAACAGGTGGAGGTAAGTGTTCGGCGGATAATGTAATTGGTTGGTATGTTGGATTTGTAGAAACACAAAAAGGACCCTATGTGTTTGCTATGAATATGATAGCTGATGATTTTAAACAGTTTGACAATAACAGAAGAATTGAGACTGTAAAAGAAATACTTAAAATATTAGGCTATATATAA
- a CDS encoding DUF4199 domain-containing protein: MIKFRIEIKWAITFFAVIILWTVFEKMIGLHDEHIDIHAKITNLFAIPAILIYILALLEKRRKDFNDKMTWLQGFISGLIITFVVALLSPLSQVLTHEYLSPQYFDNIIAYSVKNNLSTQVEAEGYFNLTSYIYMSVVGALMMGFITSAVVAFFVKKK; the protein is encoded by the coding sequence ATGATTAAATTTAGAATTGAAATTAAGTGGGCAATAACATTTTTTGCTGTTATTATACTTTGGACTGTTTTCGAGAAAATGATAGGTTTACACGATGAGCATATTGATATCCATGCTAAAATTACCAACTTGTTTGCAATACCTGCCATTTTGATTTATATATTGGCATTACTCGAGAAAAGAAGAAAGGATTTCAATGATAAGATGACATGGCTCCAGGGTTTTATAAGTGGTTTAATTATCACTTTTGTTGTGGCATTACTGAGTCCTCTAAGCCAGGTTCTTACACATGAATATCTGTCGCCTCAGTATTTTGATAATATCATTGCTTATTCTGTAAAAAATAATCTGTCAACTCAGGTTGAAGCGGAAGGCTATTTTAATCTTACCAGTTATATTTATATGAGTGTGGTTGGAGCGTTAATGATGGGTTTTATAACTTCAGCTGTGGTAGCATTTTTTGTAAAAAAGAAATAA
- a CDS encoding metallophosphoesterase produces MNFRQNIEVKLQAGSNHSNRNGYDIIGDVHGHYTELQMLFKRMGYSKENGYWQHPERKAVFVGDFINRGSDSRKVIQTIRSMINNDSGYAILGNHEINAITYFTKRSDGRPIRTPGNSNRKLLDNFFIEYKNNYDDLQKDIKWLRTLPLFLDLGEIRIVHAYWNDKHIEKVSKMYENGRLRKKHLKDAVKKESTLYTPFLETIKGIEINLPKDLIIKDSNNITRTNFRVKWWIEPHGHTFDSLSYGNRFSLPKYTIPNELISSYDIYPEDAPMVFVGHYCVGRGVMIPQKNICCVDACVANGGRLAAYRYSGEKRMDKNRFVFVDKVKVNS; encoded by the coding sequence GTGAATTTCAGGCAAAACATAGAAGTTAAATTACAGGCGGGAAGTAATCATTCAAATCGAAATGGTTACGATATCATTGGTGATGTCCATGGGCATTACACTGAGTTACAAATGCTTTTTAAGAGGATGGGCTACTCAAAAGAGAATGGTTATTGGCAACATCCTGAACGAAAAGCTGTGTTTGTAGGTGATTTTATTAACCGGGGTTCTGATAGCAGAAAAGTTATTCAAACCATCCGTTCAATGATCAACAATGACTCTGGTTATGCCATTTTAGGTAACCATGAAATAAATGCCATCACTTATTTCACAAAACGAAGTGACGGACGTCCAATCAGAACACCTGGCAACAGTAATCGTAAGTTATTAGACAACTTCTTTATCGAATACAAGAATAATTACGATGATCTTCAAAAAGATATCAAATGGTTAAGAACACTTCCTCTTTTTCTTGATTTGGGAGAAATAAGAATTGTTCATGCATACTGGAATGATAAGCATATAGAAAAAGTAAGCAAAATGTATGAAAATGGCCGACTTCGAAAGAAACACTTAAAGGATGCTGTTAAAAAAGAAAGTACATTATATACTCCATTTCTTGAAACAATTAAAGGGATCGAAATTAACCTCCCCAAAGACTTAATTATTAAGGACTCCAACAATATTACACGCACTAATTTCAGGGTTAAATGGTGGATAGAGCCTCATGGTCATACTTTTGACAGCTTGAGTTACGGAAACCGCTTCTCATTACCTAAATATACAATACCCAATGAGTTGATCTCATCTTACGACATCTACCCTGAAGATGCTCCAATGGTTTTTGTAGGACATTATTGTGTTGGTCGCGGAGTTATGATACCTCAAAAAAACATTTGTTGTGTTGATGCATGTGTAGCCAATGGCGGACGACTTGCTGCTTACAGATACAGTGGTGAAAAAAGAATGGATAAGAATCGTTTTGTGTTTGTTGATAAAGTCAAAGTAAATAGCTGA